The following are encoded in a window of Balaenoptera ricei isolate mBalRic1 chromosome 1, mBalRic1.hap2, whole genome shotgun sequence genomic DNA:
- the LOC132350998 gene encoding SIN3-HDAC complex-associated factor: protein MFGFHKPKMYRSIEGCCICRAKSSSSRFTDSKRYEKDFQSCFGLHETRSGDICNACVLLVKRWKKLPAGSKKNWNHVVDARAGPSLKTTLKPKKVKTLSGNRIKSNQISKLQKEFKRHNSDAHSTTSSASPAQSPCYSNQSDDGSDTEMASGSNRTPVFSFLDLTYWKRQKICCGIIYKGRFGEVLIDTHLFKPCCSNKKAAAEKPEEQGPEPLPISTQEW, encoded by the coding sequence ATGTTTGGTTTTCACAAGCCAAAGATGTACCGAAGTATAGAGGGCTGCTGTATTTGCAGAGCTAAATCCTCCAGTTCTCGATTCACTGACAGTAAACGCTATGAAAAGGACTTCCAGAGCTGTTTTGGGTTACATGAGACTCGTTCAGGAGACATCTGTAATGCCTGTGTCCTGCTTGTGAAAAGATGGAAGAAATTGCCAGCAGGATCAAAAAAAAACTGGAATCATGTGGTAGATGCAAGGGCAGGACCCAGTCTAAAGACTACACTGAAaccaaagaaagtgaaaactcTATCTGGAAACAGGATAAAAAGCAACCAGATCAGTAAACTGCAGAAGGAATTTAAACGTCACAATTCTGATGCTCACAGTACCACCTCAAGTGCCTCTCCAGCTCAATCTCCTTGTTATAGTAACCAGTCAGATGATGGCTCAGATACAGAGATGGCTTCTGGCTCTAACAGAACGCCagtgttttcctttttagatCTCACATactggaaaagacagaaaatatgctGTGGCATTATCTATAAAGGCCGTTTTGGGGAAGTCCTCATTGACACACATCTATTCAAGCCTTGCTGCAGCAATAAGAAAGCAGCTGCTGAGAAGCCGGAGGAGCAGGGGCCAGAGCCTCTGCCCATCTCCACTCAGGAGTGGTGA